From one Burkholderia pyrrocinia genomic stretch:
- a CDS encoding GNAT family N-acetyltransferase — protein sequence MDQGGDFIVRTMSADEVAMSVEWAAAEGWNPGWHDPHCFREADPAGFFVGMWRGEPVACLAAVAYDESFGFIGLYIVKPGFRGKGFGMRIWQHGMRYLGDRNVGLDGVVAQQANYRKSGFRLAYRNVRYQGRVDGIGCAHVASAADVPFEQLLAYDRQCFPAARERFVSAWIAQPDAVALATVDAGRVAGYGVVRRCKAGCKIGPLFADDADVATGLFRALAASMPGEVIVLDVPETNPAAVALAERHGMTSVFETARMYTKDAPAIAIDRVFGVTSFELG from the coding sequence ATGGATCAAGGCGGTGACTTTATCGTGCGCACCATGTCGGCCGACGAGGTAGCCATGTCGGTCGAATGGGCGGCTGCGGAAGGGTGGAACCCCGGCTGGCATGACCCGCACTGTTTCAGGGAAGCGGACCCGGCCGGTTTCTTCGTCGGCATGTGGCGCGGCGAACCGGTCGCGTGCCTCGCCGCTGTCGCCTATGACGAAAGCTTCGGCTTCATCGGTCTTTACATCGTGAAGCCCGGGTTCCGCGGCAAAGGCTTCGGTATGCGGATCTGGCAGCACGGCATGCGTTATCTCGGCGACCGCAACGTCGGTCTCGATGGTGTCGTCGCGCAGCAGGCGAACTACAGGAAGTCCGGGTTCCGGCTCGCGTACCGCAACGTCCGCTATCAGGGGCGCGTGGACGGCATCGGGTGCGCGCATGTAGCCTCAGCGGCCGATGTGCCGTTCGAGCAGTTGCTTGCCTACGATCGCCAGTGTTTTCCCGCGGCGCGCGAGCGTTTCGTCTCCGCGTGGATCGCGCAGCCGGATGCCGTTGCGCTCGCAACAGTCGACGCCGGCCGCGTCGCCGGGTACGGTGTCGTGCGCCGCTGCAAGGCGGGCTGCAAGATCGGCCCGCTCTTTGCCGATGATGCAGACGTCGCCACCGGGCTGTTTCGCGCGCTGGCGGCGAGCATGCCCGGCGAGGTCATCGTGCTCGACGTGCCCGAAACGAATCCCGCGGCCGTCGCGCTCGCGGAACGGCACGGCATGACGAGCGTCTTCGAGACCGCGCGGATGTACACGAAAGATGCGCCCGCGATCGCGATCGATCGCGTGTTCGGGGTGACGTCGTTCGAGCTGGGGTGA
- a CDS encoding VOC family protein, with amino-acid sequence MFDHVKFGVSDFAASKAFFLKALEPLGVVVAGEGEPSYGVELCPPGPWQPSLCLFQTSEKPAHLHIAFKAENRRQVDEFYRAALEAGGKDNGAPGLRPRYNANYYAAFVIGPDGHNIEVVCQRADG; translated from the coding sequence ATGTTTGACCACGTCAAATTCGGAGTCAGCGATTTCGCAGCGAGCAAGGCGTTTTTCCTCAAGGCACTCGAGCCGCTTGGCGTAGTGGTCGCGGGGGAGGGGGAGCCTTCGTACGGCGTCGAGCTTTGTCCGCCGGGGCCGTGGCAGCCTTCGTTGTGTCTGTTCCAGACCTCGGAGAAGCCCGCGCATCTTCACATCGCATTCAAGGCCGAGAATCGAAGGCAAGTCGACGAGTTCTATCGCGCGGCGCTGGAGGCGGGCGGGAAAGACAATGGCGCGCCGGGGCTGAGGCCGCGTTATAACGCGAATTACTACGCGGCGTTCGTCATCGGGCCGGACGGGCACAATATCGAGGTGGTTTGTCAGCGGGCGGACGGGTGA